ATAACAGGGTCAAACTGAGAGCACATGAGAGAGTGTATGTAACAACCTTAATTTGATCAAGCTGCAAGGAACAACTATAAGCGATCACGTGCCTGTCACGTTTGCAGGAGGTTTTCATTTAAATTGAGGCTGTTAGTATTCCTGAAAGAGACGGTCAGGTGACATAGACCGTTGGTCTGCATTTGCCTGATGATATCAGATGAAATATCACTCTGTTCCTGCAATGAATATATAACATGCTGCTAAATGACTGATATTGAGAGACTTAAtggttttaaaggattagttcactttcaaaaaaaattccctgataatttactcactcccatgtcatccaagatgttcatgtctttctttcttcagtcgaaaagaaattaaggtttttgatgaaaacattccaggatttttctccttaacactagaagtcccagagagcagccatttggcttttctacctataaaacccgcaggacagccgaatggctggaaggctttaggctaatatccttaatcagctgtgaacagttgcttttgttatgtaaacaatgtggggccatgctgagccacttcaaggaaacttgtgtttcactttgccatcttagggagaaatcaacacacatgttttttttcctttgttgctgagatctattgataaaaatagtacaaaataaaataaagaaaccaaccatttgtacacatatttacaaataatattaaaaagtgagtgagtacattccagcaatcactcacaatcctggcactgcctggcaatatattataaatacattttgtatatattcattatacagctatggaaaaaattaagagatcactccaagttcagaaatcaatgttaagtggtctcttaattttttccatagctgtatattaatcttatatttgaaatacatcataagtccatttttaaaagtgtttgaaagatgggttcaagtgtactacaggtggtaactaaatacatttttctatacagagatagtatgttaaaagcacattttagttcaaattcatggtgtctcaaaatagcacagttgagtacacttagatgttcttaagattatcttaagaagtactaaagaagagcttttagtatattaagtacaaaataagtgcacggaaatagagcactgtacattatggaagtgtaaaagtgtactaaaataaagtgtattttactgcactttttttcacctgggtagacactccaacactttccgtttgcattaagattatttttattaccacactggcagatattgatcattttacttaagtaaaatgcacttaatttagatcccccccaggaaacaagactaaatatcatatataattttctcatatagaaaatccatcttgatttaagtttttttttttaaatttacttgaaatCGGAAATCGGAAAAAATCggaaaaaaatacttagtatgaaaagcattttttcagtgtgaatgagtgagttaactttttaaacatcacttgcactccctcatttcagggttaacatgctcagagttttcacttaacctcctttctgaaaccggcccatggtcaatcaagttctctgcttttagcagccctccctcccccacacatacaaacaagccaccagcaaccattcacacacacacccccaacccccctgcagattgctcaggtaatgaccatatttacacatgaattgatgctaatgatagccaaaagactagccagttagcatccacttggctaaaggagggttacaaatctctgggacttctagtgttaaagtGGACTTATAATggactccaaacagttgaaggtcaaaataacagtttcattgcagcttaaaagggctttaaacaataccagacgaggaataagggtcttatctagcgaaacgatctgtcattttctacaaaaatacaaatgtatatgctttataaacacaatgtttatataaagcatatacatttaattttttttctaaaatgaccGATCCGACCGATcgaccttcatttcttttcaactgaagaaagaaagacatgaacatcttggatgacatgggggtgagtaaattatcaggaaaattttatttgaaagttaactaatcctttaatggcaGGAAGCTgttactttcagaaaaacatgttttcaaatTTATAAGATCTCTACTTTATCACGCATACTTTAAACaagtaaatgaaaataaataataaatgttttgagtattttaGCACTTAAGTCTGtcattcagatttttttaaattacagtgGCCACCAAAAAGTGTAAAATTCATTGACATTCTGATTTAAATTAGTTAACAAAATATCCAAAGCAAGTGTAGtgaataaacattacatttacaaaaaatgtttaaaacaataaatgctTTGCTATTATGAACTTAACACAAAGACATCcagatattataattattataaatattaaagtcCAAGTTTTAAATTTGCCCATACAAATGGTGAAATTGAGAAATTTACATGTAAATACGatcaaaatgacaaaagaaGTGCATCATTTTAGTcataatgaaatcaaaattgacatgtTGCGGTGTTTATTATAAAGgatttatccgtgcacatcaCATGTAGGCCTAAACTTTAATCTAAAATGTCAACCTCCTCCTCTTCACCTCgaaatgttgtttaaaagtGATGCTCTTTTGTGTACATTTCACTCTTGTACAGTAGATGGCGCTGTTTACTTTTTAACACATTTATCATtaatctgaaaaacaaaataatgtgtaGTGGCCatgaaaacataaatatattgAGCTGTTTTTGACCTGCTTCAGATTTCTCGGGCATTAAAGAACGGACTTTGGTCGCTGTGAAGCCTGACGGCGTTCAGAGGCGTCTGATTGGCGATGTCATCAAGCGTTTTGAGCAGCGAGGATTCCGATTGGTGGGTCTGAAGATGCTGCAGGTGAGTGATTCACACAGTGAGAGACGTTCATGAGTGTGTGTGACGTGTTTGTGCATCATGTGTCTGTGTATTTTTCAGGCTTCTGACAAGCTTTTAGCTCAGCATTACGTCTCGCTGCAGAAGAAACCCTTCTACTCCAGCCTGCTTTACTACATGACCTCTGGCCCCGTAGTCGCCATGGTAGTGTAACGACCTATTATGAATATCACACTACTATATTACTTATACTATTTCTGCAGTATGCAAATTAGAGTGCAAAACCTAATGCATTTGACAAAATTCATCCAACCAGAACACAGTGTGTAATTCACTTCGATTTCCACTGTGATTAATGAACATCCAAAAGTAATTTTAGCACAAAAATTGATTCATAAtgcaaaataacatttaaaattataacTAGATGGCACTCGCTTCATTGaacatgcaatgcaatgaaGAAAAGGTAGCATACTACTGTTTGAAATGGTTAGCATTGCATACTGTGTTATTCAGACCATTACACACGAGTCACATACTGTCATAGAGACTGACGAGTTATCATTGGTTTGTTTTCAGGTGTGGGAGGGGCATAATGTAGTGAGGTCATCCCGGATGCTGGTGGGAGACACTGACCCCGCTGAAGCCGCACCTGGAACTATTAGAGGGGATTTCAGCGTTCACATCAGCAGGTACTTATATACACTAGTGCACTGCATACTGCGTattctttttaacattttgttcaataatgattttttctccccattttgtttaaagaaaaaatacacaaatacaaaaagaataattaaaaaaaataccaaTTAAAAATAGATATATTCAAACAGTAGTATATTATATTGTTGCCACATAAGCTCAACACATTTCATGTTGTTCAATTGGCTGAGTTGCATCTGATTATCATCTcagaaattatattaaaaaaaaagttgattcGGGTTTTTACGTTTTTTGGcagtaacattaaaaaatgagtCAAGAAAAAGAtctagtaacactttacaataagtttccATTTGTTGACATTACTTAACTatattaattaacatgaactaacaaatcAAAAATACTACTAAAGCATCTATTAATGTTAAACATTTGCTAACACATTATTAAAGAGTCCTATTATACTATTATAAAGGTtcctgattttgttttggatgtctcctacaataggtttacatgcatccatgGTCAGAACACTTAAATTTTCTCATTGCAGCATCACCTTAtttctcaaagagtctgaaGAATCACACTGTGTCCGAATATGCCTACTTCCAGTATATATAGTACATGAAAAACAGCATGTGAGCTGagtagtatgtccaaattcatagtattcatGGTCcaatctgttgtgattggtctactctgctccGATTGGCAGTGCAgtcaatgaagaccataggcttgcattatgcaaatttgttatgtgtaacaaagatgaataaataatgctgtaaaaaatttattgttcattgttagttaatgctaCTTAATGCAATAACTAATGGGAGCCTAATGTAAAGTGTTCTCAGCTGTTATTACATGTTTATGAGTGGCATGGATGAACTGACTTTCATGACTGTTGAATTCATTCAGAAATGTGGTCCATGCCTCTGATTCAGTGGAAGGAGCGGAGCGGGAGATCTCGCTGTGGTTTCATCGCTCAGAGCTCATCGACTGGGAGGGATGCGATCACAAAAACATTTACCACATTTAAGAGCGGCCGACGACGTGTTCAATTAACTTGTCTGGGACGATTTCAGGTCGATTTCCTCAATAGCACATAAATGCTGATTTTATGCAGTTTTTGACTGTAAGTGCACGAATGATGTGTTAGCATTTTCAAATGGTTGAATGTAAATAAATTgaaatgttatatattataaatatttttaaaatggttaaaaaacCTTTTGGAGAAAATGTTTACAAAAGGTGGCcttgaatattttaaaattgactTATTTTTGCACAAGTACTAGTCAAAACAGACCGTTTTAATAGTTCATAATTGTTTCTAAAAAAGctatttttgttacatttttaattgcTGTGATCACACACATGGTGCTTTAACTAACTTCTGTAAGCAATAtaatttaatgctttttcaataaaaaaaaaatgacttgcCTTTTAGCAGATGTTTGTCATCCAAACCCAGTCCCTTCACTCTGGAGGAAATTcatcaaataattatttatagactgttaatttaacatgaagAAGGTACATCTAATAAATACTTGTTGTAACTTATAAATGGTTTGTTTGTGAgtatatttacatattacaCCAGAGCATGATCAATATGGTACTAAACCAGCAGTTCTCAACATAGACATATATACATAGATGCCTCATGAGTGTTTGTTTCTATGTTAAAGCATGTTGCATCTACAACCTAGTTATTCACATGTATGAATATCTATATCTGCAATAGACACTAGCAGATGATTTTACACTATTACACTATTGATGCACTATTTAGTTGTGATAATTCTGGATATTGCATATTGagttatacatttatatacaaaTCAGCATTCTCACCTCTGAAAGGTTACCCATTTCATCGGGAATGTATAGTTTTGTGGCCGTAGAATACTGCGACATTTTCAATGAAGCATCATTGTTTTGTTAGTGTGAACCccccttttcaaggatactttaaagaaaatggatatatggaaaaTAATCGGTCATTACCTCggaataaatggtgagaagtattaaaggtgccctagaatttaaaattgaatttacctcggcatagttgaataacaagatttcagtacatggaaatgacatacagtgagtctcaaactccattgtttcctcctccttatataaatctcatttgtttaaaagacctccgaagaacaggcgaatctcaacataacacagactgttacgtaacagtcgggatcattaatatgtacgcccccaatatttgcatatgccagctcatgttcaaggcattagaaaagggcagccagtattaacgtctggatgtgcacagccgaatcatcttaagcaagcaagaacaatagagaaaaatggcagatggagcgataataactgacatgatccatgatatcatgatatttttagtgatatttgtaaattgtctttctaaatgtttcgttagcatgttgctaatgtactgttaaatgtggttaaagttaccatcgtttcttactttattcatggagacaagactgtcattattttcattattaaacactttcagtctgtataattcataaatacaacttcattctttataaatctctccaacagtgtgtaatgttagctttagccacagagcactatcaaactcattcagaatcaaatgtagacatccaaataaatacaatactcacatgatctgatgctgtatgacgaacactttgtaaagatccatttgagggttatattagctgtgtgaactttgtttatgcactgtttaaggcaagcgtgagctccggaggaggggagcatgagatttaaaggggccgcaacctgaatcggcgcatatttaatgatgccccaaaatagataattaaaaaaaatgaataaaaaaaatctatggggtattttgagctgaaacttcacagacacattctggggacaccttagacttatattacatctcgtAAAATGTCAATTCTAAGATACCTTTAACAATAAGATCATCAAGTCAAGCTAGAAAATAGGGTAACATAAATATGACCTCATGGTATCCAGTGCAAGTTTAGAAAACGTCTTGCTTTCTTTGAAGTTGCAGTAAAAAAGACTAGGCGTTGTTTTTAATCCACTATAATGActtagatcgattacactagctatttaCTTGAAAGacagcatgctgaggacatctacTGGTTAAAGccatgtaaatgcaacaagaacagcaaaacaTGTTGTACACACTTAGAAAACTGCAGCGTgtgagcttagaataaacaggcCGTTATCGTTCATTGGTGTGGACACAAATACAGTTATcgctatatttatatttataggtgtgaacgggcctttaacCTTTCTGACTCCCCAATTATTTTGGCCCCACATTTTTCAACAACAGACGAAGACCACATAACTTTTCCAGTTTGTGATTACTGGATAAGGACTGAagattttgttccctcaatttatatCCAATAAAACCTTTTAGAACTTGGAATAACTGGAAAAGTATTCAAACTTGTATAAAAATACATATGTAGTTATAAAAtaccattcatttacatgacatttCCAGGTCTACAAATCACTTAATATCACTTCAAGGCCGTGGGAACTCTGGTTcttcaaagaaagaaaaaaagagaagttaaAGGGTTGAATGAAGAAATACCTTgatttttaacttattttaatgCTTGTTTAGTCTTATTTTAAATCGTCTTGAGGCCCCCTTGGAAGTTTGCTGAGGCTAAACTGGATTAAAGATCAAAATAACCACACTGAGTCATCTTTACAGTCAAGAACATCCTTTTATTCAATCAGTTAAAGGTGCTGctctttcttgtttttcttattatggAAAAGAAATTGTAATCAACACATGCATTTCACCATGAGCTCTGGAAGGCGTGTGGACTGAGAAGGGCGCCGCTCGAGGAGTTCAAACCAGGACCGAAGCCGCCGAGGGCTCATGCTACTCTAAACGCATCGAATGCCCCGCTCAACACAAGAGTACAAAAGTAAAGTAaatatgaaagaaagaaaatggacGGTCAGTACCAGGGAGGGACAATGAGAGCGCCAAACACGTGTCCGTCGCTATGGCTTTCACTTATTACAGTTATTAATAAATCGCAGCCAACGCGGACGCCGGCTTCACGGACTCGGGAAAGTGAAACAATTGCATATTTTGTTTGTGGGAGGAAGCAAGTTGTCGTTTAAGCCCACGTCGGCTTTTGCTGGTGAGTTTTCAAGTTAATTTTAGTCTTTTTTGTGGCGTGCGTCACTTTGGTCTAAAGGGTTTGGCTTGTAACGCTGGGCTTCGAAAATGTCTGTCGCTTTCCCTGGGCTGAAACCACTCCGTTTTTAAGGTGCTTTGTCTTGacaggaactttttttttttttttaaattaaatatctgGTCACGTACAACCATTCAAAAGGTGCATCATCAATACAGATTCTCAATGCAATATCAATAACAAACAGATCATAGCAAATCAAAAGAATTtggtaacaaaacaaaaaaaaaagagaaataaataGATCAAAACTTGCCTACTCTACCCCAGCGGTCGGCCTCTATCGTTTTCGCAGCTGAAACACCCTTCTGTCCGTGGGACGGCCCACCAGAGCTCACCGGCGTAACTTGTTCACGTACATTAACTGTTCAATGGAGAAGCTGAAGAGATCGGTATGAATACAACGTGAAGCGTACAGACAAGAATAACATGTGAGCTAACTGCATTCTGCTCagacaacatttttttcttactcttttttttattattttaaaacccCTCCGTTCAGAGAAAAGGGGCATGGGGAAGGGCGATGGTTTTGCAACTATAGACTACTCCAGTGTCCAAAAGAGGCAGAAGACAAGATTACAGAGGAAGGAAAAGCAAGAcagaaagtcattttttttttgtcattttttacagttttctTAATTATTCAACAATAAAAAGAGGAACTAAGTCACACCGATATCCTTTAGTACTATATATACTGCTTTGAAGAAGTCGCGGAAGGAGAAATACAGAAGTTTGAAGGAGgggacttttttgttttgtttttttttatgtttttttttttctttttttgagatGGGCACTCAGGATTACAAGATGGTGTCTGTGAACAAAAGGCACTTTTTAGGGACAACCTTTATGATGCTCTGAGTCTAACACTAGATCACAAAACAAAT
The window above is part of the Chanodichthys erythropterus isolate Z2021 chromosome 3, ASM2448905v1, whole genome shotgun sequence genome. Proteins encoded here:
- the nme4 gene encoding nucleoside diphosphate kinase, mitochondrial — translated: MKMMAVRLALCVHVARAAARTSTRALGLGHARSLSTDTDFSGIKERTLVAVKPDGVQRRLIGDVIKRFEQRGFRLVGLKMLQASDKLLAQHYVSLQKKPFYSSLLYYMTSGPVVAMVWEGHNVVRSSRMLVGDTDPAEAAPGTIRGDFSVHISRNVVHASDSVEGAEREISLWFHRSELIDWEGCDHKNIYHI